Proteins from a genomic interval of Clostridium cochlearium:
- a CDS encoding four helix bundle protein: MKQNLTYEKAFAFSKGIVNLYKYLSDKKNEYVLSKQILRSGTSIGANIKEGLEAQSKRDFLNKMNIALKEASETEYWLELLIATKYIDATASRTILVECKELNKILNTIVKTTKKNLRILDN; this comes from the coding sequence TTGAAACAAAACTTAACTTATGAAAAAGCATTTGCTTTTTCCAAGGGAATTGTTAATTTATATAAATACTTAAGTGATAAGAAAAATGAATATGTACTTTCAAAACAAATTCTTCGTTCAGGTACAAGTATAGGAGCAAATATAAAAGAAGGACTAGAGGCACAGAGTAAGAGAGATTTTTTAAATAAAATGAATATTGCTCTCAAAGAAGCCTCTGAAACAGAATATTGGTTAGAACTTTTAATTGCCACAAAGTATATTGATGCTACCGCATCGAGAACAATACTTGTTGAATGTAAAGAATTAAACAAAATATTAAATACAATTGTTAAAACAACTAAGAAAAA